The region ATCAGCTCTTTTCTTCCCAGGGGATCCAGGCCTGCTGTGGGTTCATCTAAGACTAATATAGCTGGCTCCATTGCAAGTATGCCTGCAATGGCGACACGTCTCATTTGTCCACCTGACAGCTCAAACGGGCTACGATTAAAAAGTGATTCATCAATTCCAACCAGAGCCAGTTTTTCACGCGCAATCTGCTCCGCATCTTCTTCAGAAACTCCAAAATTTTGCGGTCCAAAAGCAACGTCTTTCAAAACCGTTTCTTCAAAAATCTGATTTTCAGCAAACTGAAATACCAAGCCAACCTGTTTTCTAATTTGACGAATATCTTTATTTTTAGAAGTAGAGGTGATTAAGGTATCAAAAACTCGCACACTCCCTTGACTTGGCACCAATAAACCATTTAATAGTTGTAAAATAGTTGATTTACCACTACCTGTGTGGCCAATTAAAGCCGTATAAGAACCGTCTTCAATCGTCAAAGAAACATCCGACAAAGCTGTTGAAGCTAAGGGAGTCCCTTCTTGGTACGTAAAACTCACATTTTCTAGAGCAATTCCCATAGCTTATCCTCTAGCTCACTTTCTGTCAAATAATTTTCAGGTAAATCATAGCCATTCTGGCTCAAAGAATATTTTAATTGATTGGAAAAAGG is a window of Streptococcus mitis DNA encoding:
- a CDS encoding energy-coupling factor transporter ATPase; protein product: MGIALENVSFTYQEGTPLASTALSDVSLTIEDGSYTALIGHTGSGKSTILQLLNGLLVPSQGSVRVFDTLITSTSKNKDIRQIRKQVGLVFQFAENQIFEETVLKDVAFGPQNFGVSEEDAEQIAREKLALVGIDESLFNRSPFELSGGQMRRVAIAGILAMEPAILVLDEPTAGLDPLGRKELMNLFKKLHQSGMTIVLVTHLMDDVAEYANQVYVMEKGRLVKRGKPSDVFQDVVFMEKVQLGVPKITAFCKRLVDRGVSFKRLPIKIEEFKESLNG